One Paracidovorax avenae ATCC 19860 genomic region harbors:
- a CDS encoding tetratricopeptide repeat protein, with translation MATKPSVSLIVFGIAVVAAVLAIYLPGWDHALLFDDLALTDGTIFGSYGNLLAFKQRLLSYGSFVWVDGLAGAGWWKQRLVNIALHLGTVAALYALVRDLLTHTRFPEEFEAQTHFNASRLAAVRVGVALFAVNPMAVYAVAYLVQRSIVMATFFAVLACWCFVRGLSGRGAAWYAGAVVAYAAAVLSKEHAVMVAATAVPLYIHVRRPAWRTVAAVAGVSALLVAVAAAVLFGFYGDLLGKVFDQRSIDLTRQLELLSPGITQRMYPLSILNEAALFFAYGFLWFVPNVMWMSVDLRPAFPLSFTAFPQALGLLGYAALWVAAAWAVLRRRGVLSLAGVALFFPLLLYVTEFATVWVQDPFVLYRSYLWAIGMPILVAIALTGFKPRAIYMVGAMVGLVFALLAFERSASLRDDYTAWSDAAEKIDLKAPANAVGRWRPFLNLGAYHLDRGSVAEAQKAFATAEALGALRGAARFNMGVALQQQKKHAEAIAAFDDAEKQGFKDLQLYYHRGESEFALGRYAEAYAQFDQGLRTELPGLSSAEMDRIRQLMHLRRAESAIGANRFDDAIKDFNALLPASPSNPRLLLGLGMAHVGKGDTREAIAMFDQLIARAPNAAAYYGRAMAYRGARQYAASLKDLDQAIRLDPRNPQYAQIRAEVAAAAARP, from the coding sequence ATGGCCACCAAACCATCCGTCTCCCTCATCGTCTTCGGTATTGCCGTCGTGGCGGCCGTCCTGGCCATCTACCTGCCCGGCTGGGATCATGCGCTGCTGTTCGACGACCTGGCCCTGACCGACGGCACCATCTTCGGCAGCTACGGGAACCTGCTCGCCTTCAAGCAGCGCCTGCTGTCCTACGGCAGCTTCGTCTGGGTGGACGGCCTGGCCGGCGCCGGATGGTGGAAGCAGCGCCTCGTTAACATCGCCCTGCACCTGGGCACCGTGGCGGCGCTCTATGCCCTCGTGCGCGACCTGCTCACGCACACGCGCTTCCCCGAGGAATTCGAGGCCCAGACGCATTTCAATGCATCCCGGCTCGCCGCCGTGCGCGTGGGCGTGGCGCTCTTCGCCGTCAACCCCATGGCGGTCTATGCGGTGGCCTACCTCGTGCAGCGCTCCATCGTCATGGCCACGTTCTTCGCGGTGCTGGCGTGCTGGTGCTTCGTGCGCGGCCTGTCGGGCCGCGGGGCCGCATGGTATGCAGGCGCCGTCGTGGCCTATGCGGCTGCGGTGCTGTCGAAGGAGCATGCGGTGATGGTGGCGGCCACAGCGGTGCCGCTGTACATCCACGTCAGGCGCCCGGCGTGGCGCACCGTGGCTGCCGTCGCAGGGGTTTCCGCCTTGCTGGTCGCGGTGGCGGCGGCTGTCCTGTTCGGCTTTTATGGCGATCTCCTCGGCAAGGTGTTCGACCAGCGCTCCATCGACCTCACCCGGCAACTGGAACTGCTCAGCCCCGGCATCACCCAGCGCATGTACCCGCTCAGCATCCTGAACGAGGCCGCCCTGTTCTTCGCCTACGGTTTCCTGTGGTTCGTGCCGAACGTGATGTGGATGTCCGTGGATTTGCGCCCCGCCTTCCCCCTTTCGTTCACCGCGTTCCCGCAAGCGCTGGGCCTGCTGGGCTACGCGGCGCTGTGGGTGGCCGCGGCATGGGCCGTGCTGCGCCGCCGCGGCGTGCTCAGCCTCGCGGGCGTGGCGCTGTTCTTCCCCTTGCTGCTCTACGTGACCGAATTCGCCACCGTCTGGGTGCAGGACCCCTTCGTTCTCTATCGCAGCTACCTCTGGGCCATCGGCATGCCCATCCTGGTCGCCATCGCACTCACGGGCTTCAAGCCGCGCGCCATCTACATGGTGGGCGCCATGGTCGGACTGGTGTTCGCCCTGCTGGCCTTCGAGCGCTCGGCCTCGCTGCGCGACGACTACACCGCCTGGAGCGACGCGGCAGAGAAAATCGACCTGAAGGCGCCCGCCAATGCGGTCGGCCGGTGGCGCCCGTTCCTCAACCTTGGCGCCTACCATCTGGACCGAGGATCCGTGGCGGAAGCCCAGAAGGCCTTCGCCACGGCCGAAGCGCTGGGTGCGCTGCGCGGCGCTGCCCGATTCAACATGGGCGTAGCCCTGCAGCAGCAGAAGAAGCACGCTGAAGCCATCGCAGCTTTCGACGATGCGGAGAAGCAGGGCTTCAAGGATCTGCAGCTGTACTACCACCGCGGCGAATCGGAATTCGCCCTCGGACGGTATGCGGAAGCTTATGCTCAATTCGACCAGGGGTTGCGCACAGAGCTGCCGGGCCTCAGCTCCGCCGAAATGGACCGCATCCGCCAGCTCATGCATCTTCGCCGCGCGGAGAGCGCGATCGGCGCAAACCGATTCGATGACGCGATCAAGGATTTCAATGCCCTGCTTCCGGCCAGCCCTTCCAACCCGCGCCTGCTGCTGGGCCTGGGCATGGCGCATGTCGGCAAGGGCGACACGCGGGAGGCCATCGCAATGTTCGACCAGCTGATCGCGCGCGCACCCAATGCCGCAGCCTATTACGGACGCGCAATGGCCTACCGCGGCGCCCGCCAATATGCGGCCAGTCTGAAGGACCTCGACCAAGCCATCCGGCTCGACCCGCGCAACCCGCAATACGCGCAGATCAGGGCCGAAGTGGCTGCTGCCGCCGCCAGGCCATAG
- a CDS encoding glycosyltransferase, which yields MEVFLSDLIAAQHAQGIEAHALVHGAPQSDDPHWLERVPVQFQLVYAPFALGFRAALARAIRRLRPDVLHLHMPNNSALWALTLPGARRIPWVIHWHSDVVVSEIKLSVALAYALYRPFEHALLDGAERIIATSPPYLEASKALQYWRSKCVTVPLGIDLGSLPAATSSDAWSPGTALKLLSIGRLTYYKGFETLIQAVAALPGVELLIVGDGELRDSLQARIQAAQSRPGRGNIRLLGDVDDARKHALLATCDIFCLASRERTEAFGIVLLEAMFHAKPCLVTDLPGSGMPWLVAHARAGLRVPIEDVDGWRNAITRLRHDIPLRQRLGAAGRQALLRSFTIHSGALAIEREYRHVTSKRRPATGTRGPLVVIPACNDAGSIASLVHAVREAGLGIPLVIDNRSADGTCLFAQEAGARVLRPLIPMSRWGAVQTGMRLALAEGHRGILTVIASQRPAPRLWQELLEQSPHADAAVLGAPGNGSPWWRRVLQTSPVPAHPAYYSRAAMESFTSTEAALLDDAELGLLWLTRHAGMRIVRIDPAVHAPEPIASPGAPARPWWSGIRRLAATALFRFATARPGPLQRRTEP from the coding sequence ATGGAAGTGTTCCTTTCCGATCTGATCGCCGCCCAGCACGCCCAGGGCATCGAGGCGCACGCGCTCGTGCATGGCGCACCCCAGTCCGACGATCCGCACTGGCTGGAACGGGTACCGGTACAGTTCCAGCTCGTGTATGCACCGTTCGCCCTGGGCTTCCGCGCGGCGCTGGCACGTGCGATACGCCGGTTGCGACCCGATGTGCTGCACCTGCACATGCCCAACAACTCCGCGCTCTGGGCCCTCACGCTTCCCGGCGCACGCCGCATTCCCTGGGTGATCCACTGGCACTCCGATGTCGTGGTGTCGGAAATCAAGCTCTCGGTCGCACTGGCGTACGCCCTGTACCGACCCTTCGAGCATGCGCTGCTGGACGGTGCAGAACGCATCATCGCGACGTCTCCGCCCTATCTGGAGGCCAGCAAGGCCCTGCAATACTGGAGAAGCAAGTGCGTTACGGTCCCGCTGGGCATCGACCTCGGCAGCCTGCCAGCAGCCACATCCAGCGACGCGTGGTCTCCCGGAACGGCATTGAAGTTGCTGTCCATCGGGCGCCTGACTTACTACAAGGGCTTCGAAACCCTCATCCAGGCCGTTGCCGCGCTGCCGGGCGTGGAACTGCTCATCGTCGGCGACGGCGAGCTGCGGGACAGCCTGCAGGCACGCATCCAGGCGGCGCAGTCGCGTCCGGGCCGGGGAAACATCCGGTTGCTGGGCGACGTGGACGACGCACGCAAGCACGCACTGCTCGCCACCTGCGACATTTTCTGCCTCGCTTCCAGGGAGCGCACGGAAGCATTCGGCATCGTGCTCCTGGAAGCGATGTTCCATGCGAAGCCTTGCCTCGTCACCGACCTGCCCGGTTCCGGCATGCCCTGGCTTGTCGCCCATGCGAGGGCAGGCCTGCGCGTTCCCATCGAGGACGTGGACGGCTGGAGGAACGCCATCACGCGCCTTCGCCACGATATACCGCTGCGCCAACGCCTCGGCGCCGCGGGCAGGCAGGCCCTGCTCCGGTCCTTCACCATCCACAGCGGTGCCCTCGCGATCGAACGGGAATACCGGCATGTCACGTCCAAGCGCCGACCAGCAACTGGCACCCGGGGCCCGCTCGTGGTCATTCCGGCATGCAACGATGCGGGCTCCATCGCGTCCCTGGTGCACGCCGTGCGCGAAGCCGGGCTGGGCATTCCCCTGGTGATCGACAACCGGAGCGCAGACGGCACCTGCCTTTTCGCACAAGAGGCCGGCGCCAGGGTGCTGCGTCCTCTCATCCCGATGAGTCGCTGGGGCGCCGTCCAGACCGGAATGCGCCTGGCCCTGGCCGAGGGCCATCGTGGCATCCTCACGGTCATCGCCAGCCAAAGGCCGGCGCCCCGGCTGTGGCAGGAGCTTCTGGAGCAGTCCCCGCACGCGGATGCCGCGGTACTGGGTGCTCCAGGAAACGGATCGCCATGGTGGCGACGTGTCCTGCAGACCTCGCCTGTCCCGGCACACCCCGCGTACTACAGCCGAGCCGCAATGGAGTCCTTCACCTCCACGGAGGCAGCGTTGCTGGATGATGCGGAACTCGGACTGCTGTGGCTCACGCGGCATGCAGGAATGCGCATCGTACGCATCGACCCTGCGGTGCATGCGCCGGAGCCGATTGCCTCCCCCGGAGCACCAGCCCGTCCATGGTGGAGCGGCATCCGCCGGCTCGCCGCAACCGCCCTCTTCCGGTTTGCCACGGCACGCCCTGGGCCCCTGCAGCGTCGCACGGAACCCTGA
- the hydA gene encoding dihydropyrimidinase, with translation MSSAPLLIRGGTVVNADREERADVLCVDGRIAAVGGDAASQAPAGTQTLDASGQYVLPGGIDPHTHMQLPFMGTVTMDDFYTGTAAGLAGGTTTIIDFVIPDPKEPLMDAYRKWRGWAEKSAADYSFHVAVTWWSDQVHADMGTLVREEGVNSFKHFMAYKNAIMCDDETLVNSFKRALELGAMPTVHAENGELVYLLQQEVAKMGITGPEGHPLARPPMVEAEAANRAIAIADVLGVPIYVVHVSCAEAAEAIARARARGQRVFGEVLAGHLLVDDSVYRDPDFATAAAHVMSPPFRPRAGGHQEALWRGLQSGQLHTTATDHCTFCAAQKAMGRDNFAKIPNGTGGVEERMAAIWDGGVNTGRLTPSEFVAITSANAAKLFNIYPRKGFVGPGADADLVLWDPQGTKTFSAKTQHSKGDFNIFEGRTVRGIPSHTVSQGRVVFAQGDLRAEQGAGRYVHRPAFGANFQAVHKRAQDLAPSAVART, from the coding sequence ATGAGCAGTGCACCCCTTCTGATCCGCGGCGGCACCGTGGTGAATGCCGACCGCGAGGAGCGCGCCGACGTGCTCTGCGTGGACGGCCGCATCGCGGCAGTGGGCGGCGATGCGGCCAGCCAGGCCCCGGCGGGTACGCAGACCCTGGACGCCAGCGGCCAGTATGTGCTGCCGGGCGGCATCGATCCGCATACGCACATGCAGCTGCCCTTCATGGGCACGGTGACGATGGACGACTTCTACACCGGCACGGCCGCGGGGCTGGCCGGCGGCACGACCACCATCATCGACTTCGTGATCCCCGATCCGAAGGAGCCGCTGATGGATGCCTACCGCAAGTGGCGCGGCTGGGCCGAGAAATCCGCAGCGGACTATTCCTTCCACGTGGCCGTGACCTGGTGGAGTGACCAGGTGCACGCGGACATGGGTACGCTGGTGCGCGAGGAGGGCGTGAACAGCTTCAAGCATTTCATGGCCTACAAGAACGCCATCATGTGCGACGACGAGACGTTGGTGAACAGCTTCAAGCGCGCGCTGGAGCTGGGCGCCATGCCCACCGTACATGCAGAGAACGGCGAACTGGTCTATCTGCTGCAGCAGGAGGTGGCCAAGATGGGCATCACCGGCCCCGAGGGCCACCCGCTGGCCCGCCCGCCCATGGTGGAGGCCGAGGCCGCCAACCGCGCCATCGCCATCGCCGACGTGCTGGGCGTGCCGATCTACGTGGTGCACGTGAGCTGCGCCGAGGCGGCCGAGGCCATCGCCCGCGCCCGCGCGCGCGGCCAGCGCGTGTTCGGCGAGGTGCTGGCCGGCCATCTGCTGGTGGACGACAGCGTCTATCGCGATCCGGACTTCGCCACCGCCGCCGCCCACGTGATGAGCCCACCCTTCCGGCCGCGAGCGGGCGGCCACCAGGAGGCGCTGTGGCGCGGCCTGCAGTCGGGCCAGCTGCATACCACCGCCACCGACCACTGCACCTTCTGCGCCGCGCAGAAGGCGATGGGGCGCGACAATTTCGCCAAGATCCCCAACGGGACGGGCGGCGTGGAAGAGCGCATGGCCGCGATCTGGGACGGCGGCGTGAACACCGGCCGCCTCACGCCCAGCGAGTTCGTGGCGATCACCTCCGCCAATGCCGCGAAGCTGTTCAACATCTATCCGCGCAAGGGTTTCGTGGGCCCGGGTGCGGACGCCGACCTGGTGCTGTGGGACCCGCAGGGCACCAAGACCTTCTCGGCGAAGACCCAGCACAGCAAGGGCGACTTCAACATCTTCGAAGGCCGCACCGTGCGCGGCATTCCCAGCCACACCGTCAGCCAGGGCCGCGTGGTGTTCGCGCAGGGCGACCTTCGCGCCGAGCAGGGCGCGGGCCGCTACGTGCACCGCCCGGCCTTCGGTGCCAATTTCCAGGCCGTGCACAAGCGTGCGCAGGACCTGGCCCCCAGCGCCGTCGCGCGCACCTGA
- a CDS encoding NAD(P)-dependent oxidoreductase, with product METTTAGTGCGVHGARLELAQYARNFGDAHPPLTRAQALIEAERCYYCYEAPCATACPTGIDVPSFIHRIAQGNERGAARAILEANPLGGMCARVCPTEVLCEQACVRNVNEDKPVEIGALQRYATDAHFAQPGAPLFTRSAPTGRRVAVVGAGPAGLACAHGLARRGHDVVLFDARPKLGGLNEYGLASYKTTGGFAQREIEWLLSIGGIEPRCGQVLGRDITLAGLLQAYDAVFLGLGLAGVNALGIAEPQAEGLRNAVDFIADLRQAQDLSMLPVGRRVVVVGGGMTAVDAAVQAAKLGAEEVTMVYRRGQESMSASLVEQQWAQTNGVTVRYWAAPKELLCEGGAVRGMRFAATAVQGGRLVETGEAFTLEADMVLKAIGQSYLSEYAGAEVALSQGRIATDADGRTSVPRVWAGGDCRAGGRDLTVEAVEHGKVAAVSIHEALLAA from the coding sequence ATGGAAACGACGACCGCCGGTACCGGCTGCGGCGTGCATGGTGCACGCCTCGAGCTGGCCCAGTACGCCAGGAATTTCGGCGATGCCCACCCGCCGCTCACGCGCGCCCAGGCGCTGATCGAGGCCGAGCGCTGCTATTACTGCTACGAAGCGCCGTGCGCCACGGCCTGCCCGACGGGCATCGACGTGCCGTCCTTCATCCACCGCATCGCGCAGGGCAACGAGCGTGGCGCGGCTCGGGCGATCCTGGAGGCCAACCCGCTGGGCGGCATGTGCGCCCGGGTCTGCCCGACGGAGGTGCTGTGCGAGCAGGCCTGCGTGCGCAACGTGAACGAGGACAAGCCGGTGGAGATCGGCGCGCTGCAGCGCTACGCGACGGACGCGCATTTCGCGCAGCCGGGCGCGCCGCTCTTCACGCGCTCCGCGCCCACGGGGCGGCGTGTGGCCGTGGTGGGCGCCGGCCCTGCGGGCCTGGCCTGCGCGCACGGACTGGCGCGGCGGGGCCACGACGTGGTGCTGTTCGACGCACGCCCCAAGCTCGGCGGGTTGAACGAATACGGGCTGGCGAGCTACAAGACCACGGGCGGATTCGCACAGAGGGAAATCGAATGGCTGCTCTCCATCGGGGGTATCGAGCCGCGCTGCGGACAGGTGCTGGGCCGCGACATCACGCTCGCGGGGCTGCTGCAGGCCTATGACGCGGTGTTCCTCGGGCTCGGGCTGGCGGGCGTGAATGCGCTGGGCATCGCCGAGCCGCAGGCGGAAGGCCTTCGCAACGCGGTGGACTTCATCGCCGACCTGCGGCAGGCGCAGGACCTCTCCATGCTGCCCGTCGGCCGCCGCGTGGTGGTGGTGGGCGGCGGCATGACGGCGGTGGACGCCGCCGTGCAGGCCGCCAAGCTCGGCGCGGAGGAGGTGACCATGGTCTATCGCCGCGGACAGGAGAGCATGTCCGCCTCGCTCGTCGAGCAGCAGTGGGCGCAGACGAATGGCGTCACCGTGCGGTACTGGGCCGCGCCGAAGGAGCTGCTGTGCGAAGGCGGCGCGGTGCGCGGCATGCGGTTCGCGGCCACGGCGGTGCAGGGCGGGCGCCTGGTGGAGACCGGCGAGGCCTTCACCCTCGAGGCGGACATGGTGCTCAAGGCCATCGGCCAGAGCTATCTTTCCGAATACGCGGGCGCCGAGGTGGCGCTGAGCCAGGGACGCATCGCCACCGATGCCGATGGCCGCACCAGCGTGCCGCGCGTCTGGGCGGGCGGCGACTGCCGTGCCGGCGGGCGCGATCTCACCGTGGAAGCCGTGGAGCACGGCAAGGTGGCCGCGGTGTCCATCCACGAGGCGCTGCTGGCGGCCTGA
- a CDS encoding NCS1 family nucleobase:cation symporter-1, with amino-acid sequence MTPSSSPATGAAQDLWNDDLAPTQAHQRTWRWHHFAALWIGMVMCIPAYTLAASLIEGGMSWSQAVGTVFLGNLIVLVPMLLIGHAGAKYGIPYAVLARASFGTRGAKLPALLRALVACGWYGIQTWFGGMMIYTLAGVLIGHPLEGEKIAGLGINLGQLVCFLVFWAIQFYFVVHGIESIRKLETWTAPIKIVICFVLLWWAYEKAGGFGPILHQPSQFAPGGPKAGQFHAVFWPSLTAMVGFWATLALNIPDFTRFAKSQRDQVVGQAIGLPVPMGLLAALAVFVTSATVVIYGKALWDPVDLASRMTGAAVLIALIILLIDTVSVNLAANLVGPAYDFSALNPARISYRVGGYITVGIAIAMMPWKILESTQGYIFTWLIGYSALLGPVAGILMVDYYLVRRTRLDVPALYADTGPYAYTRGWNWVAVAAFALGVAPNIPGFLHAAFPAGFPNVGAVFRHIYDYAWFIGLAIAAVVYRIGMSGHAAAASAAAPLRRA; translated from the coding sequence ATGACGCCATCATCCTCTCCCGCCACCGGGGCCGCGCAGGACCTCTGGAACGACGACCTCGCGCCCACGCAGGCGCACCAGCGCACCTGGCGCTGGCACCACTTCGCCGCCCTGTGGATCGGGATGGTGATGTGCATTCCCGCCTACACCCTGGCAGCGAGCCTGATCGAAGGCGGCATGTCGTGGAGCCAGGCGGTGGGCACGGTGTTCCTCGGCAACCTGATCGTGCTGGTGCCCATGCTGCTCATCGGGCATGCGGGCGCGAAATACGGCATTCCCTACGCCGTGCTGGCGCGGGCCTCGTTCGGCACGCGCGGCGCCAAGCTGCCCGCGCTGCTGCGGGCCCTGGTGGCCTGCGGCTGGTACGGCATCCAGACCTGGTTCGGCGGCATGATGATCTACACGCTGGCCGGCGTGCTCATCGGCCATCCGCTGGAGGGCGAGAAGATCGCGGGCCTGGGGATCAACCTCGGCCAGCTGGTGTGCTTCCTGGTTTTCTGGGCGATCCAGTTCTATTTCGTGGTGCACGGCATCGAATCGATCCGCAAGCTGGAAACCTGGACCGCGCCCATCAAGATCGTGATCTGCTTCGTGCTGCTCTGGTGGGCCTATGAGAAGGCCGGCGGCTTCGGCCCGATCCTGCACCAGCCGTCGCAGTTCGCGCCGGGCGGGCCGAAGGCCGGGCAGTTCCATGCCGTGTTCTGGCCGTCGCTCACGGCCATGGTGGGTTTCTGGGCCACCCTGGCGCTGAACATCCCCGACTTCACGCGCTTCGCGAAGTCGCAGCGCGACCAGGTGGTGGGCCAGGCCATCGGCCTGCCGGTGCCCATGGGCCTGCTGGCGGCGCTGGCGGTGTTCGTCACGTCCGCCACGGTGGTGATCTATGGCAAGGCATTGTGGGACCCGGTGGACCTGGCGAGCCGCATGACCGGCGCAGCCGTGCTGATCGCGCTCATCATCCTGCTGATCGACACCGTGAGCGTGAACCTGGCCGCCAACCTGGTCGGGCCGGCCTACGACTTCTCGGCGCTGAACCCCGCGCGCATCAGCTACCGCGTGGGCGGCTACATCACCGTGGGCATCGCCATCGCGATGATGCCGTGGAAGATCCTCGAATCCACCCAGGGCTACATCTTCACCTGGCTCATCGGCTACTCCGCGCTGCTCGGGCCGGTGGCGGGCATCCTGATGGTGGACTACTACCTCGTGCGGCGCACGCGGCTGGACGTGCCGGCGCTCTATGCCGACACCGGCCCCTACGCCTATACCCGGGGCTGGAACTGGGTGGCCGTGGCGGCCTTCGCGCTCGGCGTGGCGCCCAACATCCCCGGCTTCCTGCACGCCGCCTTCCCCGCAGGCTTCCCGAACGTGGGCGCGGTGTTCCGGCACATCTACGACTATGCGTGGTTCATCGGCCTGGCCATCGCCGCGGTGGTCTACCGCATCGGCATGTCCGGCCATGCTGCCGCCGCTTCGGCAGCGGCGCCGCTGCGCCGCGCCTGA
- a CDS encoding TetR/AcrR family transcriptional regulator, translated as MSSRLPPSRPAPVRPRTTSAPSAARLRKEQSILAEAESQFAQFGFEGASLEGIAASAGISRHNLLYYFPNKEALYRRVLDDVLTQWLDGMEEMSHGEDPSEALRRYIRAKLRSSLERPNAAKVFAKEVIAGAPRYGSVIAERVGPVLRNDVRTFERWAREGRIARVNFTHLMFIIWSVTQAYADQQAQFALLLGKPALTERDYAHAEALICHMVLAGLAPDSAPPA; from the coding sequence ATGAGCTCCCGCCTGCCGCCGTCCCGCCCAGCCCCCGTGCGTCCACGCACCACCAGTGCTCCGTCCGCAGCGCGCCTGCGCAAGGAGCAGTCCATCCTGGCGGAGGCGGAAAGCCAGTTCGCACAGTTCGGCTTCGAAGGAGCATCGCTGGAGGGCATCGCGGCCTCGGCCGGCATCAGCCGTCACAACCTGCTCTACTATTTCCCGAACAAGGAAGCGCTCTACCGGCGGGTGCTGGACGACGTGCTCACCCAGTGGCTGGACGGCATGGAGGAGATGTCGCACGGCGAAGACCCCTCCGAAGCCCTGCGCCGCTATATCCGAGCCAAGCTCCGGTCGTCGCTGGAGCGCCCGAATGCCGCCAAGGTGTTCGCCAAGGAGGTCATCGCCGGCGCGCCGCGGTACGGCAGCGTGATCGCCGAACGCGTGGGCCCGGTGCTGCGCAACGACGTGCGCACCTTCGAGCGCTGGGCGCGGGAAGGCCGCATCGCCCGCGTGAACTTCACGCACCTGATGTTCATCATCTGGTCGGTCACCCAGGCCTATGCCGACCAGCAGGCCCAGTTCGCCCTGCTGCTGGGCAAGCCGGCCCTGACCGAGCGGGACTACGCGCACGCCGAGGCGCTGATCTGCCACATGGTGCTCGCGGGCCTGGCGCCGGACAGCGCCCCCCCGGCCTGA
- the preA gene encoding NAD-dependent dihydropyrimidine dehydrogenase subunit PreA — protein MADIRSDFLGIRSPNPFWLASAPPTDKEVNVTRAFEAGWGGVVWKTLGEDPHVVNVNGPRYSTLMSQDRRVIGLNNIELITDRPLAVNLEEIRRVKRAWPDRAMIVSIMVPCVEESWKRILPMVEDTGADGIELNFGCPHGMSERGMGAAVGQVPEYIQMVTQWCKHYTHLPVIVKLTPNITDVRQPARAARAGGADAVSLINTINSIMGVDLERMAMSPHTGGWGSHGGYCGPAVKPIALNMVAEIARDAQTAGLPISGIGGVSTWRDAAEFIALGCGTVQVCTAAMVYGFKIVQDMCDGLSNFMDAHGYRTIEDFRGGAVPTVKDWKELDLNHVDKAVINQDACIQCGRCHVVCEDTSHQAITFTQEGGARSFEVDESECVGCNLCVSICPVPECITLRSLAPGEVDARTGRTVTGEYANWTTHPNNPNRVAPPATAQAPAGAAVTA, from the coding sequence ATGGCAGACATCCGCAGCGATTTCCTCGGCATCCGCAGTCCCAACCCCTTCTGGCTGGCCTCCGCGCCCCCTACCGACAAGGAGGTGAACGTCACCCGCGCCTTCGAGGCGGGCTGGGGCGGCGTGGTCTGGAAGACCCTGGGCGAGGACCCGCACGTCGTCAACGTGAACGGACCGCGCTATTCCACCCTCATGTCGCAGGACCGGCGTGTGATCGGCCTCAACAACATCGAGCTGATCACCGACCGGCCTCTGGCCGTGAACCTGGAGGAAATCCGGCGCGTGAAGCGCGCCTGGCCGGACCGCGCGATGATCGTCTCGATCATGGTTCCGTGCGTGGAGGAGAGCTGGAAGCGCATCCTGCCGATGGTGGAAGACACGGGCGCGGACGGCATCGAGCTGAACTTCGGCTGCCCGCACGGCATGAGCGAGCGCGGCATGGGCGCGGCCGTGGGGCAGGTGCCCGAGTACATCCAGATGGTCACGCAATGGTGCAAGCACTACACGCACCTGCCGGTGATCGTGAAGCTCACGCCCAACATCACCGACGTGCGGCAGCCGGCCCGCGCGGCCCGGGCCGGCGGCGCGGACGCGGTGTCGCTCATCAACACCATCAATTCCATCATGGGCGTGGACCTGGAGCGCATGGCGATGAGCCCCCACACCGGGGGCTGGGGCTCGCACGGTGGCTACTGCGGGCCGGCCGTCAAGCCCATCGCGCTCAACATGGTGGCCGAGATCGCACGCGACGCGCAGACGGCGGGCCTGCCCATCAGCGGCATCGGCGGCGTGAGCACCTGGCGCGACGCGGCGGAGTTCATCGCCCTGGGCTGCGGCACCGTGCAGGTGTGCACGGCCGCGATGGTCTATGGTTTCAAGATCGTGCAGGACATGTGCGACGGGCTGTCCAACTTCATGGATGCGCACGGCTACCGGACGATCGAGGACTTCCGCGGCGGCGCCGTGCCCACGGTGAAGGACTGGAAGGAACTGGACCTCAACCACGTGGACAAGGCCGTGATCAACCAGGATGCGTGCATCCAGTGCGGCCGCTGCCACGTGGTGTGCGAGGACACCTCGCACCAGGCGATCACCTTCACCCAGGAGGGCGGGGCGCGCAGTTTCGAGGTGGACGAATCCGAGTGCGTGGGCTGCAACCTGTGCGTCTCGATCTGCCCGGTGCCCGAGTGCATCACCCTGCGCAGCCTCGCACCCGGCGAAGTGGACGCGCGCACGGGCCGCACGGTGACCGGCGAATATGCCAACTGGACCACGCACCCGAACAATCCGAACCGGGTGGCTCCCCCGGCCACGGCGCAGGCGCCCGCCGGCGCGGCTGTCACCGCATGA